A genome region from Lentisphaerota bacterium includes the following:
- a CDS encoding tetratricopeptide repeat protein translates to AGLVLNQSRKAKVLQAAERLLSAQSTEELEALGRQYGRTGAGVLSHLLLAKNHYDAGRYDDALASYAAFLKRKPSDRFTDIAVLGQAHAWEAKGEIDTARTAFAAFRQENPGHYLTPQAFMGEARCLAIAGDKKAAAELLDLLIAAQADTPWEERAEELKAILARYEKRAPVSFFDQASALLPGMATNAVATPAIKVPATEPAATLEE, encoded by the coding sequence GCGCGGGTCTGGTTCTCAATCAGAGCCGGAAGGCCAAGGTACTCCAGGCGGCCGAACGGCTCCTGTCGGCCCAATCCACCGAGGAACTGGAAGCGCTGGGTCGCCAGTACGGCCGCACCGGGGCGGGCGTCCTGTCCCATCTTCTGCTGGCCAAGAATCACTACGACGCCGGGCGTTATGACGACGCTCTCGCCAGCTACGCGGCCTTCCTGAAACGGAAACCCTCCGACCGCTTTACCGATATCGCGGTGCTGGGCCAGGCCCACGCATGGGAGGCCAAGGGCGAGATCGACACGGCGCGAACCGCTTTCGCCGCGTTCCGGCAGGAGAATCCCGGTCATTACCTGACGCCGCAGGCCTTCATGGGCGAGGCCCGCTGCCTCGCCATCGCGGGCGACAAGAAGGCCGCCGCAGAGCTGCTCGACCTGCTGATCGCCGCCCAGGCCGACACGCCTTGGGAGGAGCGGGCGGAAGAGCTGAAGGCCATCCTCGCGCGCTACGAGAAACGGGCGCCTGTCTCATTCTTCGACCAAGCCAGCGCCCTCCTTCCCGGTATGGCCACCAACGCCGTCGCCACGCCCGCAATCAAGGTCCCCGCCACCGAACCCGCAGCCACTCTGGAAGAATAA
- a CDS encoding terpene cyclase/mutase family protein, which produces MEAETDVAAAMNCPQAAEAVACALNPANGSAAREAHRAACPVCRREAEAACATVAWLRGAPEADPSPGLVDRILTALPPPRHRCFVLRRRLAAAAAVFLAGALWFAAQQMRRAMPSDRGRWLTRTQHRDGVWEPIGIATPTAPYTPALTALAALALERLGPAHRAAVDRAIAALLAGQQPDGAFGPPGRCRAYNHGMTTAALLAIRQIRPSAVSEAPLRLAVDRIRATQHADGAWGYDIGIAPNTAITVWQTDALIRARASGWGDPGGHLRKAVRWLKSQQTGDGRFAYDRAAGGSTATLDAMGYAILLEASLPAADHLALARQAAQALQEAASPGRVADFYRDYFIARALDAAGVRAQAAAIRQRVAALQAVDGAWAIADRWTPVGGELYATALALLTLN; this is translated from the coding sequence ATGGAAGCAGAAACTGATGTCGCTGCGGCTATGAACTGCCCTCAGGCAGCCGAGGCGGTGGCCTGCGCTCTGAATCCGGCAAACGGATCAGCCGCCCGTGAGGCGCATCGTGCCGCCTGTCCGGTTTGCAGGCGCGAAGCCGAGGCTGCGTGCGCCACGGTCGCCTGGCTTCGTGGCGCGCCCGAGGCCGATCCGTCACCCGGCTTGGTGGACCGTATCCTTACAGCCCTTCCCCCTCCGCGCCACCGGTGTTTCGTCCTCCGGCGCCGTCTTGCGGCGGCGGCCGCCGTTTTCCTGGCCGGGGCACTCTGGTTCGCCGCCCAACAGATGCGTCGCGCCATGCCCTCCGACAGGGGCCGCTGGCTCACCCGAACGCAGCACCGGGATGGTGTGTGGGAGCCGATCGGCATCGCAACCCCCACCGCCCCCTACACTCCCGCGCTCACCGCCCTCGCCGCCCTCGCCCTCGAACGTCTCGGGCCCGCGCACCGGGCCGCCGTCGACCGCGCGATTGCTGCCCTTCTCGCCGGTCAGCAACCGGATGGGGCCTTCGGGCCGCCCGGCAGGTGTCGCGCCTACAACCACGGCATGACCACGGCCGCCCTCCTCGCCATCCGACAGATCCGTCCATCCGCCGTGTCCGAAGCCCCTTTGCGCCTCGCCGTCGACCGCATCCGTGCGACTCAGCATGCCGATGGCGCCTGGGGCTATGACATCGGCATCGCCCCCAACACGGCGATCACCGTATGGCAGACCGACGCCCTCATCCGCGCCCGCGCCAGCGGCTGGGGCGATCCCGGCGGACACCTCCGAAAAGCGGTGCGCTGGCTCAAGTCTCAGCAGACCGGCGACGGCCGTTTCGCGTATGACCGCGCGGCAGGCGGCTCCACCGCCACCCTCGACGCCATGGGGTACGCCATTCTGCTCGAAGCGTCGCTCCCGGCGGCCGACCATCTCGCCCTTGCCCGTCAGGCAGCCCAGGCCCTCCAGGAAGCGGCATCCCCCGGCCGGGTCGCCGACTTCTACCGGGATTATTTCATCGCGCGGGCCCTGGACGCGGCCGGCGTTCGCGCCCAGGCCGCGGCGATCCGCCAGCGAGTCGCCGCGCTGCAGGCCGTTGACGGCGCCTGGGCCATCGCCGACCGCTGGACCCCGGTCGGCGGCGAGTTGTACGCCACCGCACTGGCCCTGCTCACGCTGAATTAA
- a CDS encoding RNA polymerase sigma factor, whose protein sequence is MDTPDPNPAELESDAALMALARADDRQAFAVLVRRHQKMLLNFFLRSGVQYDAEDLVQQTFVRLYRYRNRYRPSAKFTTFLFLMARQVWIDELRRRKRIARLADALAREPEPPNAASDPPPERGGLDVAGAVAALPEAMRQVIELGVYQDLPYAEVARILHIPAGTVKSRMFNAIRMLRTRLGEDRA, encoded by the coding sequence ATGGACACACCAGACCCGAACCCCGCCGAACTGGAAAGCGACGCCGCGCTGATGGCCTTGGCGCGCGCGGATGATCGGCAGGCGTTTGCCGTGCTCGTCAGGCGCCATCAGAAAATGCTGCTGAACTTTTTCCTCCGTTCGGGCGTTCAATACGATGCCGAGGATCTCGTGCAGCAGACGTTTGTGAGGCTCTACCGCTATCGGAATCGCTACAGGCCGAGCGCGAAGTTTACGACATTCCTGTTTCTGATGGCGAGGCAGGTCTGGATTGACGAACTGCGGAGGCGCAAGCGGATCGCGCGGCTGGCCGATGCGTTGGCGCGTGAGCCCGAGCCGCCGAACGCCGCAAGCGATCCGCCGCCGGAGCGTGGCGGACTCGATGTCGCCGGCGCCGTGGCCGCGCTTCCGGAGGCGATGCGGCAGGTGATTGAGCTGGGCGTGTATCAGGACCTCCCTTATGCGGAGGTCGCCCGGATCCTGCACATACCGGCTGGAACGGTCAAGTCGCGGATGTTCAACGCGATCCGGATGTTACGGACCCGGTTGGGAGAGGACCGGGCATGA
- a CDS encoding ABC transporter permease, with the protein MRNFLRLLQMTFLNLSCHAFRAFLAALGVVLGVGAVVAMMAISEGGRRESIERIRAMGIDSIVIRSVKPTQEGAPQNNASASTLADYGLKAKDVAHMLATFENIRQIIPVRDMQQRLFVGGLRSNVRVMATTPEFLNMTFSELADSRGRWITDTDELRRNPVCVVGVDAARTLFGIGDPLNQTVNAGGGTFQVVGVLKNARGAKLAGQYDLNNLVYIPFETGNAVYGRIIPVEGSRRERVNVEYDFLYIKVIAVSSIPDTVKRLRSYLGTTRETRDYEIQVPYELMLQEESTQRVFRIVMGSIAAISLLVGGIGIMNIMLANIFERTREIGTRRALGAKKRDILLQFLFESTILTALGGGIGLSLGVAIARLVERLTEMHTAVTLPSVLVSLAVSIITGVVFGTYPAWKAANLDPIEALRHE; encoded by the coding sequence GTGCGCAATTTTTTACGCCTGTTGCAGATGACCTTCCTCAATCTCTCCTGCCACGCCTTCCGCGCGTTTCTGGCGGCGCTGGGCGTGGTCCTCGGGGTCGGCGCGGTAGTGGCCATGATGGCGATCAGCGAAGGCGGTCGCCGCGAGTCGATCGAGCGGATCCGGGCCATGGGCATCGACAGCATCGTCATCCGCTCGGTCAAGCCGACCCAAGAGGGGGCGCCCCAGAACAATGCCTCGGCCAGCACCCTTGCGGACTATGGCCTGAAGGCCAAAGACGTCGCGCACATGCTGGCCACGTTCGAGAACATCCGCCAGATCATCCCGGTGCGCGACATGCAGCAACGGCTTTTTGTCGGCGGCCTGCGGTCGAACGTCCGCGTGATGGCCACCACGCCCGAGTTTCTAAACATGACCTTCAGCGAACTCGCGGACAGCCGCGGGCGCTGGATCACCGATACCGACGAACTGCGGCGCAATCCCGTCTGCGTGGTGGGCGTCGACGCCGCCCGGACGCTGTTTGGCATCGGCGATCCGCTCAACCAGACGGTGAACGCGGGTGGCGGCACGTTCCAGGTGGTCGGGGTCCTGAAAAATGCGCGCGGCGCGAAGCTGGCCGGACAGTACGACCTGAATAATCTGGTTTATATCCCCTTTGAGACGGGCAACGCCGTCTACGGCCGCATCATCCCGGTCGAGGGTTCGAGGCGCGAGCGGGTCAATGTGGAGTACGACTTCCTCTACATCAAGGTGATCGCGGTGAGTTCGATTCCCGACACCGTCAAGCGGTTGCGGAGCTACCTGGGCACGACACGCGAAACACGCGATTACGAGATACAGGTTCCCTACGAGCTGATGTTGCAAGAGGAGTCGACCCAGCGGGTGTTCCGGATCGTGATGGGATCCATCGCGGCCATCTCTCTGCTGGTCGGCGGCATCGGCATCATGAATATCATGCTGGCCAACATTTTCGAGCGCACCCGCGAGATCGGCACCCGCCGGGCGCTGGGCGCGAAAAAGCGCGACATCCTCCTTCAGTTCCTGTTCGAGTCCACCATTCTCACCGCATTGGGCGGCGGTATTGGTCTCAGCCTGGGGGTGGCGATCGCCCGCCTGGTCGAGCGCCTCACCGAGATGCACACGGCCGTGACGCTCCCCAGCGTCCTCGTGTCCCTCGCCGTCTCGATCATCACCGGAGTGGTCTTTGGAACCTATCCCGCCTGGAAGGCCGCAAACCTCGACCCAATCGAGGCCTTGAGGCACGAATAG
- a CDS encoding ABC transporter ATP-binding protein translates to MGLLTFNEVTKTYTEGETPVQAVRAVSFSIPAGQFVAVMGASGSGKSTVLNLVGMLDRPTSGTYTLETTDVSSLSDNAMSEIRCRRIGIVFQSFNLFSQFSVFENVCTPMRYARVPPTAMRDRAHELLDLLGLGHRLTHRPSQLSGGERQRVAIARALANDPPLVLADEPTGNLDEKTGNDVMRILTGLVDSGRTVVMVTHNPAYARIVDRVIRLHDGVIVEDRPGGKPVV, encoded by the coding sequence ATGGGGCTACTGACATTCAATGAAGTGACCAAAACCTACACCGAGGGCGAGACCCCGGTGCAGGCGGTGCGCGCGGTGAGTTTTTCGATTCCGGCCGGCCAGTTCGTGGCGGTCATGGGCGCATCGGGTTCGGGCAAGTCCACCGTCCTCAACCTCGTCGGCATGCTCGACCGCCCCACTTCCGGGACCTACACGCTCGAGACCACCGACGTGTCGTCTCTCAGCGACAACGCCATGTCCGAAATCCGCTGCCGGCGGATTGGCATCGTCTTTCAATCGTTCAACCTGTTTTCCCAGTTCAGCGTGTTTGAGAATGTCTGCACGCCGATGCGCTATGCCCGCGTTCCGCCGACGGCCATGCGGGATCGCGCCCATGAGTTGCTCGATCTGCTCGGGCTGGGGCATCGCCTGACCCACCGGCCGTCGCAGTTGTCGGGCGGCGAGCGGCAGCGGGTGGCGATCGCCCGCGCGCTGGCCAATGACCCGCCGCTGGTGCTGGCCGATGAGCCGACCGGCAATCTCGATGAAAAAACCGGCAATGATGTCATGCGCATCCTGACCGGCCTGGTTGACAGCGGCCGCACCGTGGTCATGGTCACCCACAATCCCGCTTACGCGCGCATCGTCGACCGGGTGATCCGCCTGCACGACGGGGTGATTGTCGAGGACCGGCCGGGAGGCAAGCCGGTGGTCTGA
- a CDS encoding HlyD family efflux transporter periplasmic adaptor subunit codes for MTRQTSRVRRWRVWLLVGLLAAVGVIVWRQLGAHRRGAQEGETRDRYATVRRGDFNIALEIDGNLDAIKHHMIRPEPRSGSRGYGLEIVELVENRSAVKTGDLLFRFSDEKHAVELDRLKLELADEQTSLKLAEQDLDMTRAGNLSTIRNANDQLRASEEALSRYEDEDARRKRADLQAAVQTARAKLAQVRTELSVARSQLSTAQMQDPGRVPELEKVVLDKSQAVDAVRDAIDLASSNLRVFKQYDHPQKMRLLQEGRTKAQMDLQRDLVTAAGNLVKDQRIIQNHRARIRQMEEELEQLIAIRKSLVVRAPSDGIVTMGDPQRRAWNQPEELKVGSQVNEGQVLASIPDLSRFLVRVDLPEEFRSRISTGLRAVLRSKAIPNLVMEGRVSLIAAMAQNVVNWDRSSPKIYPVEIATDTMDPRLMPGMTMRVEIIVEQVANVLHVPIEAIFQREGKTFARVKGAVGVEERPVTTGRSSNSFVEILSGLEEGERVALYQAGLAK; via the coding sequence ATGACGCGTCAGACGTCCAGAGTGCGTCGGTGGCGCGTGTGGCTCCTGGTCGGGTTGCTGGCAGCCGTCGGCGTCATCGTCTGGCGGCAGTTGGGTGCTCATCGTCGGGGGGCGCAGGAGGGTGAGACACGGGATCGCTATGCGACGGTGCGCCGGGGCGATTTCAACATCGCCTTGGAAATTGACGGTAACCTCGACGCGATCAAGCACCATATGATCCGCCCCGAGCCCCGCTCCGGGAGCCGCGGTTATGGGCTGGAGATCGTGGAACTGGTTGAAAACCGCAGCGCGGTGAAGACCGGCGACCTGCTGTTCCGGTTCTCAGATGAGAAGCACGCAGTCGAGCTGGACAGACTGAAACTGGAGCTGGCCGACGAGCAGACCAGCCTGAAGCTGGCCGAGCAGGATCTCGACATGACCCGTGCGGGCAATCTCAGCACCATCCGTAACGCCAACGATCAACTTCGGGCCAGCGAGGAGGCGCTCTCCCGCTACGAGGATGAGGACGCGCGGCGCAAGCGCGCGGATCTGCAGGCCGCCGTCCAAACGGCGCGCGCCAAGCTCGCCCAAGTCCGCACGGAGCTCTCTGTGGCCCGATCCCAGTTGTCCACCGCGCAGATGCAGGATCCCGGACGGGTTCCCGAACTGGAGAAAGTGGTGCTCGACAAGTCGCAGGCGGTTGACGCCGTCCGTGACGCGATCGATTTGGCGTCCAGCAACCTGCGGGTCTTCAAGCAATACGACCACCCCCAGAAAATGCGGTTGTTGCAGGAGGGCCGCACCAAGGCGCAGATGGACTTGCAGCGCGATCTGGTCACCGCCGCCGGCAATCTGGTCAAGGATCAGCGGATCATTCAGAATCATCGGGCGCGCATCCGCCAGATGGAGGAGGAACTGGAGCAATTGATCGCCATTCGCAAGTCATTGGTGGTGCGGGCGCCGAGCGATGGGATCGTCACGATGGGCGATCCGCAACGGCGCGCGTGGAATCAGCCGGAGGAACTCAAGGTGGGCAGCCAGGTCAACGAGGGGCAGGTGCTGGCCTCGATCCCCGACTTATCGCGTTTTCTGGTCCGGGTCGATCTGCCCGAGGAGTTCCGATCCCGCATCTCCACCGGTCTCCGTGCGGTCTTGAGAAGCAAGGCGATTCCCAATCTGGTGATGGAGGGGCGCGTCTCGCTGATCGCGGCCATGGCGCAGAATGTCGTGAACTGGGATCGTTCAAGCCCCAAGATTTATCCGGTGGAGATCGCCACCGACACGATGGATCCCCGGCTGATGCCCGGCATGACGATGCGCGTCGAAATCATTGTCGAACAGGTCGCCAACGTCCTGCACGTGCCGATCGAGGCGATTTTTCAGCGCGAGGGAAAGACCTTTGCGCGGGTCAAGGGGGCGGTGGGCGTCGAAGAGCGGCCGGTGACCACCGGCCGGTCCTCGAACAGCTTCGTTGAGATTCTCTCGGGCCTCGAGGAGGGTGAGCGGGTTGCGCTCTATCAGGCCGGCCTGGCGAAGTGA
- a CDS encoding trypsin-like serine protease, with protein sequence MNAPASRSPVFTALLLAIFALLVWRLVHRPGVEGVPSAVPVPGPTSGHPAVPAVATPPPFAPTSEERTAIAIFSRVSPSVVAVANTGLFRAGSWFRGLQVYEIPQGAGSGFVWDKQGHIISNYHVVHQANALTVTFPDGVTFDARLVGIAPDQDLAVLRIDAPPERLHPVRVAASRDLQVGQTVLAIGNPFGLDTTLTVGIVSALGRTITAMTGRRINEVIQTDAAINPGNSGGPLLNSAGELIGVTTAILSPSGAYAGIGFAVPVDTISRIVPQLIAKGRITRAGLGLQLLPDHIIRRAGVAGAAVYAVLPHSPATTAGIAGVSQSPRGLFLGDVITAVDGRPVADVEGYHAIFDTLQPGQTVDVTLTRDGQTRTVSVRLIELE encoded by the coding sequence ATGAACGCTCCGGCTTCCCGTTCCCCCGTCTTCACGGCGCTGCTGCTGGCGATTTTCGCGCTGCTGGTGTGGCGACTCGTTCACCGGCCGGGTGTAGAAGGTGTGCCCTCCGCCGTTCCGGTGCCAGGTCCGACCTCCGGACACCCCGCCGTTCCGGCGGTGGCCACGCCGCCACCGTTCGCGCCCACCTCCGAGGAACGCACCGCCATCGCGATCTTCAGCCGCGTGTCGCCATCGGTCGTGGCGGTGGCCAACACGGGGCTCTTCCGCGCCGGGAGCTGGTTTCGGGGACTTCAGGTCTACGAGATTCCCCAGGGTGCCGGTTCCGGTTTTGTCTGGGACAAACAGGGGCACATCATCAGCAATTACCATGTCGTCCACCAAGCCAACGCGCTCACGGTGACCTTTCCCGACGGCGTGACATTCGATGCCCGGCTGGTGGGGATTGCGCCGGATCAGGATCTGGCCGTGCTGCGGATTGACGCCCCCCCCGAACGGCTGCACCCGGTTCGCGTCGCCGCGTCACGCGACCTGCAAGTGGGGCAGACGGTGCTGGCAATCGGCAACCCGTTCGGGCTGGACACCACCCTCACCGTGGGAATCGTCAGTGCACTCGGACGGACCATCACGGCCATGACCGGCCGACGGATCAACGAGGTGATCCAGACGGATGCGGCGATCAACCCCGGCAATTCCGGCGGTCCCCTGCTCAATTCAGCGGGCGAGCTGATCGGCGTCACGACCGCCATCCTCAGCCCCAGCGGGGCCTATGCGGGGATCGGCTTCGCCGTGCCTGTCGACACCATCTCGCGCATCGTGCCCCAACTGATTGCCAAGGGACGCATCACCCGAGCGGGGCTCGGCCTCCAGCTTCTGCCCGATCACATCATTCGCCGCGCTGGAGTTGCCGGCGCGGCCGTCTACGCCGTGCTTCCCCATTCCCCGGCCACCACCGCCGGAATCGCCGGCGTCTCGCAGTCTCCCCGCGGCCTGTTTCTCGGCGATGTGATCACCGCTGTCGATGGCAGGCCCGTCGCCGATGTGGAGGGCTACCACGCCATTTTCGACACCCTCCAGCCCGGCCAGACCGTCGACGTGACCCTCACCCGCGACGGCCAGACACGCACCGTCTCCGTGCGCCTGATCGAATTGGAGTGA
- a CDS encoding rhamnulokinase translates to MMPHSFDQGAGMDIKVLAVDLGASGGKCFAGIFPEGGGFRMQEVHRFAHGGTSFFLADRTGAVTERTYWDDTWIYDNIIKGLHAYKRTFGGQLDAIGLDTWGADGAYFSADGELLGKTHCYRDHRLDTMCEEVKACIDARRLYGITGIHFQPFNMSNQLRWFATRRPELRKLTALFLPIPALFNFYLGGCTAVDSSWASVTQLMDAKRRTWSRDVLRALKIPARIMPPIVAPGTVIGALRPPLAATLGLNEAAIVAVASHDTASAFAAAPVADARHALIISSGTWSLVGRLVDQPITHDAAMTANISNEGGIDNTRFLKNCMGTWIVQELLRGWEAADGRRMEWSEVDTITPAAPAFSAFIDPDNARFYNPANMEDAIRAFLAETGQRQPADRGAILRIVYESLALKYRLVNEQICAICGTPTQAVHIVGGGSGNALLNQFTADAIARPVHAGPKEGTAVGNLMVQAMALGVISSMAEAQPLIRSAFPIKTFLPGDTAVWDATFARFQEIATNHKS, encoded by the coding sequence ATGATGCCCCACTCATTTGATCAAGGAGCCGGTATGGACATCAAGGTGTTGGCGGTCGATCTGGGCGCTTCGGGCGGCAAGTGTTTTGCGGGCATCTTTCCGGAGGGCGGCGGCTTCCGCATGCAGGAGGTTCACCGCTTCGCACACGGCGGCACGTCGTTCTTTCTGGCGGACCGGACGGGCGCCGTGACCGAGCGGACGTATTGGGATGACACCTGGATCTACGACAACATCATCAAGGGGCTTCATGCCTACAAGCGAACGTTTGGCGGCCAGCTTGACGCGATCGGCCTCGACACCTGGGGCGCGGATGGCGCCTATTTTAGCGCCGACGGCGAGTTGCTGGGCAAGACCCATTGCTACCGTGATCACCGTCTCGACACGATGTGCGAGGAGGTCAAGGCGTGCATCGACGCGCGACGGCTTTACGGCATCACCGGCATCCACTTCCAGCCCTTCAACATGAGCAACCAGTTGCGCTGGTTCGCCACGAGGCGGCCGGAGCTGCGCAAGCTCACCGCCCTGTTCCTCCCCATTCCGGCGCTGTTCAATTTCTATCTCGGGGGGTGCACGGCGGTGGATTCTTCGTGGGCGAGCGTGACGCAGCTCATGGACGCCAAGCGGCGGACATGGTCCCGCGACGTGCTGCGCGCATTGAAGATCCCGGCGCGGATCATGCCGCCGATCGTTGCCCCCGGAACGGTCATCGGCGCGTTGCGCCCGCCGCTCGCCGCCACGCTCGGGCTGAACGAGGCCGCCATCGTGGCCGTCGCCTCGCACGACACGGCCAGCGCCTTTGCCGCAGCCCCGGTCGCAGACGCCCGGCACGCCCTCATCATCAGCTCGGGAACGTGGTCGCTGGTGGGCCGGCTCGTTGACCAGCCGATCACCCATGATGCAGCGATGACCGCGAATATCAGCAACGAGGGGGGGATTGACAACACCCGGTTCCTCAAAAACTGCATGGGGACTTGGATTGTTCAGGAGTTGCTGCGGGGCTGGGAGGCCGCCGACGGCCGCCGCATGGAATGGTCCGAGGTCGACACGATCACCCCCGCCGCGCCAGCCTTCAGCGCCTTCATCGACCCCGACAACGCCCGTTTCTACAATCCGGCCAACATGGAGGACGCCATCCGCGCCTTCCTCGCCGAAACCGGCCAGCGGCAGCCGGCCGACCGCGGCGCCATTCTGCGCATCGTCTACGAGAGTCTGGCGTTGAAGTACCGGCTGGTGAACGAGCAGATCTGCGCGATCTGCGGCACGCCGACGCAGGCAGTCCATATCGTGGGCGGCGGCAGCGGCAATGCGTTGCTCAACCAATTCACCGCCGATGCCATCGCCCGGCCGGTGCACGCCGGCCCGAAAGAGGGAACCGCTGTGGGCAACCTCATGGTGCAAGCCATGGCCCTCGGCGTGATCAGCAGCATGGCCGAGGCGCAGCCGCTCATCCGGTCCGCCTTCCCCATCAAGACCTTCCTGCCCGGCGACACCGCCGTTTGGGACGCCACCTTCGCGCGTTTTCAGGAGATCGCAACCAATCATAAATCGTAA
- a CDS encoding glycosyltransferase family 4 protein: MSFWGVPMRVLLVETISEMGGAQWSLFELACQLKHDGVDLLALVPRGPLQTRLKDAGVPVESIPSFRARRKPLALLAQVLMGASETAQIRKTTWLFKPDLIHANSVTAGLLVLPLARSRAVVCHVRDLRFPVKPMLQIARQARRIVAASEPIDNALSEFLRGSARSRLVRVVNGITIGRLAPGDSAPARHACGLPAGVPVIGMIAHLTPWKRHEVFIEMAAQIAQKRPDAHFVSVGRDLLGEHKLYRKSLRQLVASRGLDAAFHWFEEISDVREVLQAMDVLVHPPHDEPFGRVLCEAMAMRKPVVAVRQNGPVAIVENGVSGLLVGAPQPEFFAKAVLQILDNPAQAEAMGEAGRKRVSDRFNITRTASQMRAVYKTAIKDFELERLAHTDAD; the protein is encoded by the coding sequence ATGTCCTTTTGGGGTGTTCCCATGCGCGTGCTTCTGGTCGAAACGATTTCTGAAATGGGTGGGGCTCAGTGGAGCCTGTTCGAGTTAGCGTGTCAACTCAAACACGATGGTGTTGACCTGCTCGCGTTGGTGCCTAGGGGACCGTTGCAGACCAGGCTGAAAGACGCGGGGGTTCCGGTCGAATCCATTCCCTCGTTCCGGGCGCGCCGCAAGCCGTTGGCTCTGTTGGCTCAGGTCTTGATGGGCGCGAGCGAAACCGCGCAGATTCGCAAGACCACTTGGCTGTTCAAGCCAGACCTCATCCACGCCAACTCGGTCACCGCCGGGCTGCTCGTCCTGCCGCTGGCCCGCAGCCGGGCGGTCGTCTGTCACGTCCGTGACCTCCGTTTCCCGGTCAAGCCGATGCTCCAGATCGCCCGGCAGGCGCGGCGGATTGTGGCGGCATCCGAACCCATAGACAATGCCTTGAGCGAATTTCTGCGCGGTTCGGCGCGAAGTCGGCTGGTTCGTGTCGTGAACGGCATCACGATCGGCCGCTTGGCGCCAGGCGATTCGGCCCCGGCGCGGCACGCCTGCGGGCTCCCCGCCGGCGTGCCGGTCATAGGCATGATTGCGCATCTGACGCCGTGGAAGCGGCACGAGGTCTTCATCGAAATGGCGGCTCAAATCGCCCAGAAACGCCCCGATGCCCATTTTGTCAGCGTCGGGCGCGACCTGCTGGGCGAACACAAACTCTACCGAAAATCACTTCGCCAGCTTGTCGCCTCCCGCGGGCTCGATGCGGCGTTTCACTGGTTCGAAGAGATCAGCGACGTCCGCGAGGTTCTTCAGGCCATGGACGTCCTGGTCCACCCGCCTCACGACGAACCGTTCGGCCGCGTCCTCTGCGAGGCGATGGCCATGCGCAAACCGGTCGTCGCTGTCCGGCAAAACGGTCCGGTTGCCATCGTCGAGAACGGGGTGAGCGGCCTCCTGGTGGGCGCCCCCCAGCCGGAATTTTTCGCGAAAGCGGTGCTTCAGATTTTGGATAACCCCGCTCAGGCCGAAGCGATGGGCGAAGCGGGACGGAAGCGGGTTAGTGACCGGTTCAACATCACCCGCACCGCCAGTCAGATGCGGGCCGTCTACAAGACGGCAATCAAGGATTTCGAGCTGGAGCGCCTCGCGCACACGGACGCGGATTAA
- a CDS encoding undecaprenyl-diphosphate phosphatase codes for MHDWVSVLILAVVQGVTEFLPVSSSAHLLIGKELLGLNAPGVHLEVVLHLGTLMAVVAFYRNRLADLVMGVLTGSRAAWLMGGLLALSSVPAIGIWIVFGDRLDALFGNQRQTAVVASWLLLVTGGLLFSVRFARRADGGPMTVWRAWWIGCMQAMALLPGISRSGSTITVARHLGVRPDQAAEFSFLMSIPVLIGAVAVDFLQEGPTASGAALGTAHYIVGACVAAGVGYAAIGLLVRLLCRDRFWHCAVYCLCAGAASLGWLAHGR; via the coding sequence ATGCACGATTGGGTCAGCGTGCTGATTCTGGCGGTTGTCCAGGGCGTGACCGAGTTTCTCCCCGTCAGCAGTTCTGCGCATCTGCTCATCGGCAAGGAACTCCTCGGCTTAAACGCTCCCGGCGTTCACCTCGAAGTCGTGTTGCATCTTGGAACGCTGATGGCGGTGGTGGCTTTCTACCGCAACCGGCTGGCGGACCTCGTGATGGGGGTGTTGACGGGGTCGCGAGCCGCCTGGCTAATGGGCGGGTTGCTGGCGCTATCGTCGGTTCCGGCCATTGGGATATGGATCGTGTTTGGTGATCGGCTTGACGCCTTGTTCGGCAACCAGCGGCAGACGGCGGTCGTGGCTTCGTGGCTGCTGCTGGTGACGGGCGGCCTGTTGTTCTCGGTGCGGTTTGCCCGGCGCGCGGACGGCGGTCCGATGACCGTGTGGCGCGCGTGGTGGATCGGCTGCATGCAGGCGATGGCCCTATTGCCGGGGATCAGCCGGTCGGGGAGCACGATCACCGTGGCGCGCCATCTGGGCGTGCGACCAGACCAAGCGGCCGAGTTTTCTTTCCTGATGTCGATCCCGGTGCTGATCGGTGCCGTGGCCGTTGATTTCCTGCAGGAGGGGCCAACCGCCAGCGGCGCCGCGCTCGGGACGGCGCATTACATCGTCGGGGCGTGCGTGGCGGCGGGGGTCGGTTATGCGGCGATCGGGCTCCTGGTGCGTCTGTTGTGCCGCGACCGGTTCTGGCATTGCGCCGTCTATTGCCTCTGCGCGGGAGCGGCGTCGCTGGGGTGGCTGGCGCACGGGCGCTAG